DNA from Prosthecobacter fusiformis:
CACGCGTCTTTTTATCGAGCTCCGGCAACTGGCCGCGATAACAAGCGATGCCTGCCTGGGAGGCAATGGCGAGGCGGCTGGTCATGTCCTCCAAGAGCACGGCCCCGGGGATGGGGCTGCCGAGGTGGGTGCCAGGCATGTAAATCATGCCCAGTTCCATGGCGGAAACATGGCGGCCCATGACGAGCTTTCCATCATACACAAAGCCGGAGCCTACTCCTGTGCCGGGGAAGATGCCGAGGAGGGAGCGTGAGCCCTTGCCGGAGCCGAGCTTGTACTCGCCAAAGGTGCCTGCATCCACGTCATTGAGGACGGCGACGGGTTTTTTGAAGGCGGTCTTGAGGATGCCACTCAGGCCCATGTTGTTCCAGCCCAGGTTTGGAGCGCTGAGTAGGATGCCTTTTTCTGTATTCACCAAGCCAGGGCAGCCAATGCCGATGCCCTGGAGGCCAGTGGGATCCACCCCGGCGGCGGCGATGGCCTCGTGGATGACGGTGACGATTTTCTTGCGGCCTTTGATGGCGCCATCAGAACCGTTGGTGGATTTGCGTGCGCTGCCGAGGAGGTTGTAATCTTTATCCAGCACGCAGGCGAGCATCTTGGTGCCGCCAAGATCGAAACCGATCCAGAAGGGAAGGGATTTCAGTTCAATGACGGGAGCGACCTTGGCCTTTTCCTTGCCGGGCTTTTTCCCGGACTTTTTTTTGAGAGGGGCTTTGGCTGGCATAGTATGAGATGTGGCTGTCTATGCCTATTGAGCACGGGCTTGCCTCTCGCGGCAAGCAACAATCCCTGGGGTGTGCCAATTGAAAGCGCCTCCATTTCGGAGGCTTTGGCGCCGGATATACCAGCTTTTGATGCTCCAGTTTCCCACGGAGCATGCGACCTGCCCGGCTCAAATACTCTTCATGCTGGCAATGGCAGCTGCGAAGCGATTGGTGACATTGAGTTTTTTAAACACGCGATCGAGGTGATTCTTGACGGTGTTTGGGCTG
Protein-coding regions in this window:
- a CDS encoding ROK family protein; its protein translation is MPAKAPLKKKSGKKPGKEKAKVAPVIELKSLPFWIGFDLGGTKMLACVLDKDYNLLGSARKSTNGSDGAIKGRKKIVTVIHEAIAAAGVDPTGLQGIGIGCPGLVNTEKGILLSAPNLGWNNMGLSGILKTAFKKPVAVLNDVDAGTFGEYKLGSGKGSRSLLGIFPGTGVGSGFVYDGKLVMGRHVSAMELGMIYMPGTHLGSPIPGAVLLEDMTSRLAIASQAGIACYRGQLPELDKKTRGNLRDIRSKALSAAYTSGEQAAITIFRNSITYLGMGIATVVNLLAPDRITLGGGLVEEMPQLYLTALKEEVDRYALPGLTKGIRYSLATLGGSAVAIGSVAWLRDQKGPSA